The sequence GGTTTGCCTGAACAATGGGTATTAAGCATATGCCTGTTAGTCAGTGCTCGATCATGTGGATGGGGCTGAAGAGATAGTCCATTTTATATAATGTACTTGAATTTTTGTTACTTTGAATATCCCAATAGTATggctttgttatttgtttgtcagATGGTACAATTGGTTGTTACAATCTctagaagaaaagaataatagcCAACATCAAAAAATTCTCAGTCTGTATTCAGTAAGTTGtagaaataaaagatgaatgtatatgaatttttTGAATTTCACCATTACCCTATCAAACTTGCAGAGACAAAGATTTGCAAGTTAATGAATTGCATTAAGATCATCTTTTGTTATTAGCTTACTACAAAACAAGGTTGTGTGGATGAGAAACGAGTCATGTTTGTGAATAGAATGGTATTGGAATGGTTTAAAGATacttatattattgaaaaataatagcaatacctCTCCTCTTAAAACCAGATATTTAATACAGTGGTGTCAGTTCATTGAATTCACTGCCTCTTTATACCTTTGAGAAGATCTCTACCTAagctaaaaatcataaaaataaaattatacttttgGTAATCATACAACATATAGATCTGCCTTTTTATTCTCACTGGTATCAAAATACAAATCCACTAAGACATGCTGAGtattagaacatttttttttttttttttgtaaataaacctGCATCAGAAATTGTAACAGGAAAGGAAGGCGAGTGATACCAATATTAATTACAAATCATttcgtgaaaaagaaaaagaaaaaaagatactgaTGTAATGCAAACATCCACTGGTTACACACAATATGATATGTTTATGCCTTAAGGCCATAGGTACTGATCAGCTGTTCAGCCTTTGCCACATACGCCTCCATGGCCGCCTCCTTGGACATGCCCTTCTTACTGCTCCAGGCATCCCACTTCGCCTTTCCTTTGAAGTCCAACATGCCTGGCCtctctgaaaggaaaaaaaaggacaagtttCACTTTGGGGTCCAAAATAGAATTTACATTTCAAGTTCAATGTTGATATGTTCCACTTAAataacacattaaagaaaaatcgTAAAATGAACGCATATATGATTTAGAAATAGTCACATGGTGAATGACTCATACATCGTATTATCTTAACCCTCAATATCTATCACCTTGGTGGCTGAATTATCAGAATTTACTCAAGAGGACTGATAAGCAATGCTGGACTTAATATcacatgataattttgataagctAATGTTACTACACCTTACAAATCCTCTTTTCCCAACTTGTTACTCTGCCTCTAAGTATTTAATGTTATAAAAggttaaataattatcatttcctGTTTGTAAATCATAAAccttctaaataataataaacttcacATTAACAACCTTATCTTTGtaccaacaagatatggcatctCACTGCACTAGTATTTTGCCTTCAATTATGCAAAATTGTGATTAATTTGTGATTAACAAAGCAAGATCGTAATTTCCATCCCATCATAGTAACAATGTGAAACTCGAGTTCATTTAATTCCCATTTTAACATTCTGAAACTCATTTCTCAATTATCACCTCTGTACATTCAAAGACAAATTTCTAGCATGACATTTTCAAGCCTTATCACAAATAACCCTTTGTTGAAACTGTTATCAGATCTGACACTGAAAGAGATTAGTAAAGATGGAACATTTTACCACTCAGATATAAATGATCTTGTGATCAGACACTTATCTTTAAGACAGATCTCTAAATAGAAACTGTGCCTTTTCTATTACAGGAGACAATGTACGGAGGGAAAGAAAACATGAGAAAGGATTGTAATttgactaaaataaataaataaataataatatgactaaaataaataaataaataataataagttaaaaaataatttcaatatctT is a genomic window of Penaeus monodon isolate SGIC_2016 chromosome 10, NSTDA_Pmon_1, whole genome shotgun sequence containing:
- the LOC119578139 gene encoding acyl-CoA-binding protein-like, with protein sequence MSLEEKFNKAAEQVKNLQQQPTDDELKEIYSLFKQATVGDINTERPGMLDFKGKAKWDAWSSKKGMSKEAAMEAYVAKAEQLISTYGLKA